Proteins encoded within one genomic window of Sphaerotilus montanus:
- a CDS encoding DUF2160 domain-containing protein translates to MFDWMFWTTPVAVFFTCIVCMLVGMTVWELRSPTTLRKGFLPIATTRGDRLFIGLLAAAYINLVFIGLAGKFAEWFSLSEEPSIWISFVLSMAALALLMRKG, encoded by the coding sequence ATGTTCGACTGGATGTTCTGGACCACCCCGGTGGCCGTGTTCTTCACCTGCATCGTGTGCATGCTCGTCGGCATGACGGTGTGGGAACTCCGCTCGCCCACCACGCTGCGCAAGGGCTTCCTGCCCATCGCGACGACACGCGGCGACCGGCTCTTCATCGGCCTGCTCGCCGCCGCCTACATCAACCTGGTGTTCATCGGGCTGGCGGGCAAGTTCGCCGAATGGTTCTCGCTGAGCGAGGAGCCGAGCATCTGGATCAGCTTCGTGCTGTCGATGGCGGCGCTCGCGCTGCTGATGCGCAAGGGATGA
- a CDS encoding ABC transporter substrate-binding protein: protein MKTKKTSMQTLCHTAVALAALVAIGQPARADEAAAKKWIDSEFQPSTLSKDQQAAEMKWFINAAAKLKAKGVKEISVVSETITTHEYESKTLAKAFSEITGITVKHDLIQEGDVVEKLQTSMQSGKSIYDGWISDSDLIGTHYRYGKIMNLTDYMAGKGKEWTNPGLDLKDFIGTSFTTGPDKKLYQLPDQQFANLYWFRADLFARKDLKDKFKAKYGYELGVPLNWSAYEDIAEFFTNDVKNIDGKPIYGHMDYGKKDPSLGWRFTDAWLSMAGTADIGIPNGRPVDEWGIRASADGCTPLGASVERGGATNSPAAVYALTKYVDWMKKYSPKEAIGMTFGEAGPVPAQGQIAQQIFWYTAFTADMTKPGLPVVNADGTPKWRMAPGPNGPYWKQGMQNGYQDVGSWTFFDGHDADKTAAAWLYAQFVTAKTTSLKKTIVGLTPIRESDIQSKAMTDMAPKLGGLVEFYRSPARVAWTPTGTNVPDYPKLAQLWWKNVAQAVTGEKTPQGAMDNLAKEMDDVMARLERAGMAKCAPKLNKKEDAKKWLSDKSAPWAKLANEKPKGETIDYDKLLGAWKEGRVR, encoded by the coding sequence ATGAAGACGAAGAAGACATCGATGCAGACGCTGTGCCACACCGCCGTGGCGCTGGCTGCGCTGGTCGCGATCGGCCAGCCCGCCCGTGCCGACGAGGCCGCCGCGAAGAAGTGGATCGACAGCGAGTTCCAGCCCTCCACGCTGAGCAAGGACCAGCAGGCCGCCGAGATGAAGTGGTTCATCAACGCCGCGGCCAAGCTCAAGGCCAAGGGCGTCAAGGAGATCTCGGTCGTCTCCGAGACGATCACCACCCACGAATACGAGTCCAAGACGCTGGCCAAGGCCTTCAGCGAGATCACCGGCATCACCGTCAAGCACGACCTGATCCAGGAAGGCGACGTGGTCGAGAAGCTGCAGACCTCGATGCAATCGGGCAAGTCGATCTACGACGGCTGGATCAGCGATTCCGACCTGATCGGTACCCACTACCGCTACGGCAAGATCATGAACCTGACCGACTACATGGCCGGCAAGGGCAAGGAGTGGACCAATCCGGGTCTGGACCTGAAGGACTTCATCGGCACCAGCTTCACCACCGGTCCTGATAAGAAGCTCTACCAGCTGCCCGACCAGCAGTTCGCCAACCTGTACTGGTTCCGCGCCGACCTGTTCGCCCGCAAGGACCTGAAGGACAAGTTCAAGGCCAAGTACGGCTACGAGCTGGGCGTGCCGCTCAACTGGAGCGCCTACGAGGACATCGCCGAGTTCTTCACCAACGATGTGAAGAACATCGATGGCAAGCCCATCTACGGCCACATGGACTACGGCAAGAAGGATCCGTCGCTGGGCTGGCGCTTCACCGACGCGTGGCTGTCGATGGCCGGCACGGCCGACATCGGCATCCCGAACGGTCGGCCGGTCGATGAATGGGGCATCCGCGCCTCGGCCGACGGCTGCACGCCGCTGGGCGCCTCGGTCGAGCGTGGGGGTGCCACCAACTCGCCAGCCGCCGTGTATGCGCTCACCAAGTACGTCGACTGGATGAAGAAGTACTCGCCCAAGGAAGCCATCGGCATGACCTTCGGCGAAGCCGGCCCGGTGCCGGCACAGGGCCAGATCGCGCAGCAGATCTTCTGGTACACGGCCTTCACCGCCGACATGACCAAGCCGGGGCTGCCGGTGGTCAACGCCGACGGCACGCCGAAGTGGCGCATGGCCCCTGGCCCGAACGGCCCGTACTGGAAGCAAGGGATGCAGAACGGCTACCAGGACGTCGGCTCCTGGACCTTCTTCGACGGCCATGACGCCGACAAGACGGCCGCCGCCTGGCTCTACGCCCAGTTCGTCACCGCCAAGACCACCTCGCTGAAGAAGACCATCGTCGGTCTGACCCCCATCCGCGAGTCCGACATCCAGAGCAAGGCCATGACCGACATGGCGCCCAAGCTGGGTGGTCTGGTCGAGTTCTACCGCAGCCCGGCCCGCGTGGCCTGGACGCCGACGGGCACCAACGTCCCCGACTACCCGAAGCTGGCGCAGCTCTGGTGGAAGAACGTTGCCCAGGCCGTGACGGGCGAGAAGACCCCGCAGGGCGCGATGGACAACCTGGCCAAGGAAATGGACGACGTGATGGCCCGGCTGGAGCGCGCCGGCATGGCCAAGTGCGCCCCCAAGCTGAACAAGAAGGAAGACGCGAAGAAGTGGCTGTCCGACAAGTCGGCGCCGTGGGCCAAGCTCGCCAACGAGAAGCCCAAGGGCGAAACCATCGACTACGACAAGCTGCTGGGCGCCTGGAAGGAAGGCCGCGTGCGATGA
- a CDS encoding carbohydrate ABC transporter permease yields the protein MHEHRFHKRSLFLVAYMVFALLPIYWMVNMSFKTNEEIVSSFSLLPQHFTWANYRLIFTDPSWYSGYLNSLLYVGINSVISIAVALPAAYAFSRYSFLGDKHVFFWLLTNRMTPPAVFLLPFFQLYSTVGLMDTHIAVALAHLLFNVPLAVWILEGFMSGIPREIDETAYIDGYSFPRFFLTIFLPLIKAGVGVAAFFCFMFSWVELLLARTLTSVNAKPIVATMTRTVSASGMDWATLAAAGVLTIVPGAIVIWFVRHYIAKGFAMGRV from the coding sequence ATGCATGAGCACCGTTTCCACAAGCGCTCGCTGTTCCTCGTGGCCTACATGGTCTTCGCGCTGCTGCCCATCTACTGGATGGTCAACATGAGCTTCAAGACCAACGAGGAGATCGTCTCCAGCTTCAGCCTGCTGCCGCAGCACTTCACGTGGGCCAACTACCGGCTGATCTTCACCGACCCCTCCTGGTACTCGGGCTACCTCAACAGCCTGCTCTACGTCGGCATCAACTCGGTGATCTCGATCGCGGTGGCCCTGCCCGCGGCCTATGCCTTCAGCCGCTATTCATTCCTCGGCGACAAGCATGTGTTCTTCTGGCTGCTGACGAACCGGATGACGCCGCCGGCGGTGTTCCTGCTGCCCTTCTTCCAGCTCTACAGCACGGTCGGGCTGATGGACACGCACATCGCCGTGGCGCTGGCGCACCTGCTGTTCAACGTGCCGCTGGCGGTGTGGATCCTGGAGGGTTTCATGTCGGGCATTCCGCGCGAGATCGACGAGACCGCCTACATCGACGGCTACAGCTTCCCGCGCTTCTTCCTGACGATCTTCCTGCCGCTGATCAAGGCGGGGGTGGGCGTGGCGGCGTTCTTCTGCTTCATGTTCAGCTGGGTCGAGCTGCTGCTGGCGCGCACGCTGACCAGCGTCAACGCCAAGCCGATCGTGGCGACGATGACGCGCACCGTCAGCGCCAGCGGCATGGACTGGGCGACGCTGGCCGCTGCGGGCGTGCTCACCATCGTGCCGGGCGCGATCGTGATCTGGTTCGTGCGCCACTACATCGCCAAGGGTTTCGCGATGGGCCGGGTCTGA
- a CDS encoding carbohydrate ABC transporter permease produces the protein MSAPIKPVNQKAWFLILPMLVCVMFSAILPLMTVVNYSVQDIISPERRVFVGTEWFAAVMRDEDLHAALWNQLQFSFAVLLVELPLGIALALSMPADGWKASATLVIVALSLLIPWNVVGTIWQIFGRADIGLMGAALQGLGIEYSYTGNATHAWLTVLLMDVWHWTPLVALLAYAGLRSIPDAYYQAARIDGASKLAVFRYIQLPKMRGVLMIAVLLRFMDSFMIYTEPFVLTGGGPGNATTFLSQYLTQKAVGQFDLGPAAAFSLIYFLIILLFCFVLYNWMQRLGQAEKEGAGHA, from the coding sequence ATGAGCGCCCCGATCAAGCCCGTCAACCAGAAGGCCTGGTTCCTGATCCTGCCGATGCTGGTCTGCGTCATGTTCTCGGCCATCCTGCCGCTGATGACGGTGGTGAACTACTCGGTGCAGGACATCATCAGCCCCGAGCGGCGCGTGTTCGTCGGCACCGAGTGGTTCGCCGCCGTGATGCGCGACGAGGACCTGCACGCCGCACTGTGGAACCAGCTCCAGTTCTCCTTCGCCGTGCTGCTGGTGGAGCTGCCGCTGGGCATCGCGCTGGCCCTGTCGATGCCGGCGGACGGCTGGAAGGCCTCGGCCACGCTGGTGATCGTGGCGCTGTCGCTGCTGATCCCCTGGAACGTGGTCGGCACGATCTGGCAGATCTTCGGCCGCGCCGACATCGGCCTGATGGGAGCGGCGCTGCAGGGGCTGGGCATCGAGTACAGCTACACCGGCAACGCCACCCACGCCTGGCTCACCGTGCTGCTGATGGACGTGTGGCACTGGACGCCGCTGGTGGCGCTGCTGGCCTATGCCGGCCTGCGCTCGATCCCCGACGCCTACTACCAGGCCGCCCGCATCGACGGTGCCAGCAAGCTCGCGGTGTTCCGCTACATCCAGCTGCCCAAGATGCGCGGGGTGCTGATGATCGCCGTGCTGCTGCGCTTCATGGACAGCTTCATGATCTACACCGAGCCCTTCGTGCTCACCGGCGGCGGCCCCGGCAATGCCACCACCTTCCTCAGCCAGTACCTGACGCAGAAGGCGGTCGGCCAGTTCGACCTCGGCCCGGCGGCGGCGTTCTCGCTGATCTATTTCCTCATCATCCTGCTGTTCTGCTTCGTGCTCTACAACTGGATGCAACGCCTCGGCCAGGCCGAGAAGGAAGGAGCCGGTCATGCATGA